The DNA segment GTAACTGCATGGGCAAGAGAGACAAAGAATGAGTGCCACAATGCATCTATCAGTCACACTTTCACTCACTACAAGGCTAAACACGTCACTGTCCATGTGTTCAAATGGGTGAAACCAACTTTCACTACGTGTCCGGACAGCAGAATCCCTCCTCAAGACTCTCCTCAACAAACAATTCTTTGAAAATACCACCCACTACAAACCTGTGTTGACTTAACTTGTAGTAGTTTAATACGTCATGCCTCCTTTTTCTTGAAAAGAGTTGCATGCTTGCAATTTGAATAACATTTCTTCTGAAAGCTTTGTGTTAGAGCATCTCTTAAAGCATCTCCATGTACACACAAGAGTCTTGGACTCCGGTCTTTAGAATGGCTTTAAGACGGCATTAAGTTCAAGTGCCGAATGAGAGCTTTTGATTGATGTTCAGCCCATAGATGCAGAGAGTATTATGTGCCATTCTTGAAGATCCAGAACCACCCTTGAATATTTACAGACAGTAAATGCACCGACAATTATTTATAGACTTTATTACTCTAATTATTATAGAGTtccaataatattttaaaatagctttaattatatattttttttattaggtttCTCTCTTTAAAAGAAATATCTATTTGGCttaattttgtatttgaattttggtcatttttgtattttaattgtatcttattctatttattaattttatttagttgcCAAGATAACGAtaatttttaaaaggtttttcatATAATATCTATATTgaatttatctttttaatttcagtaaagaaaaatgttttttaatagtttatattaaaaatcaataaaaacactgttctctctttctctctctctctctctctcaagcaaCCAGCTCTTTACTGACAAAAATGAACAAGGTCAGTGAACCTTAACAAAAATCCCTCTACTAAGAACATGCTCCACGTCTGAggggttttttgtgtgtgtgtgtgggggggggggcactccCAATCCCAATCCCAAAGGTCCACGTGTAATATCAGGAGACACGTCTCCATTTGCatcaatgtaaattaatttatggtTAAACAATCGATTAAGTAACTAAAGCGTTCCTAATTACCCATGTGTTGCAGGGGCATTAAGTACATTATTCACTTACACCAGTTATCAGCTCTCAAATATGAAATTAGGCTTCTCCTGTTGCTGTTAACGTCTGGCTTGATTGCAGTCTCTGCAGTTAATtcacatgatttaaaaaatgtttaacttaCAGAAAAACGTCATAtagaaattatttcaaattgaaTTAACGTGAACGCTGAATTAACTGATACATCTCTTTcttgaacgaaatgaatgagagtatacaGGGATAGTTTGCCATTATTTAGCATGTACTTGGGCAGCAATCTGCAGATACAAAAAGTGCAGTTATAGATACTGTGCACATGCGCTTGTTTAtgtagcatacagaacataactccacgtttaaaccctgatttattaatgtgaatatattatatatgaactgtctgaccaaacaattaaaatgttaattatgcaagaaaacctcgtgctttgttcatctgaacaacttatttagactatttatttaatgcgattatgcacacattttaataaagccaaatcagtttttgtaacaagtgaatatgTTCGTTGATTTAACAACTGTCActaacatttttgaacatagactttatagtgcatgatacaaacttaaatttgtataatacatgaatgaaaacattttggaacatgatattgatgtaccatttccatggtatagcaatgtctgattttaaaatcagttttaaaggatgaattttgagattttacgttttcagttgatatataatttctgatgatttctaaaatgtgatagaggaaaaggcaatgaagaagtcatttttttaaacaaaggtcaaaactcctgttataatttagatttttgagggtgcactcttgtcataaattaatctatacattttcctacataatttttaacaaaaaaacatcgGTAAAATATtcatttgggagtcttagacctttccaacgatatatagtttgtcaaaattagattagatttaattgtaatatagtaaagtaaatgtaggcgtcccgtatatgggacggggtgacagttaaagggttaagacAGAACACATAAGTCACTCTTTTTCGCCACCTGCAggcgtatttgtgtaatatgaagaaatggtcactgaatgaatcaggtgaatcattttggtgaacgaactgaaaattaACGAATCTtttgaaagaataaaaatgttcaCCACTAATTTAAACCAAATGCTGCGTGTTCAATCATACAGAGCTGCGTGTGTAACGTTAGTAATATCAGAACTTccttacttttattttgaagtaacaTTCGAACTTTTAGTTTGTAGTGTCTCAGAGCGGAAATGGAACACTTGaagttgttgtgtttgtttggatggACTGAAATTACATCTGTGGCACATCGGTGGGGCGAAACGTCTCGCCGTTTGTAAATCATGGAATCGTCCATGAAAGGTAATATTTACAATTGCATTCtttgttttgcagtttttctcttCGCACGTCATGTTGCTTGTGAGtacataaaataagttatttaaaaggACACAAACGCCAGTGGGTGCTGCAGTCAAAGCTCGCATTCAACTAGGATCTTGTGCGTTTTATGAGATTTAAATGGCTTATTCGCTGTCTAATGTTTCTTTTGTAAAGGAAGGGCCAAACGCAGGCACTTGGGGGCCTCAGAATGTGACGATCTGGTGAAAAATATCAAAGGGAACGAGTCTCTCACACAGCCTTTTAATGTTAACCTCAGCAACACGGATCCAAACCGGGGACTTCAGCCCAGGACCCCCACCAAAAGAAGCAGACAAGGTGTTGTTTCATGTGTCCGTGCGTTTTGCGTCCTTCTGCACAAAACACTGCTCACTTTAACTCCTATTCGTTTTGCCGTTAAGCTCCAGGTGGTGTGGGACAACAGAAAGGCATCACCAGTTTCTACGCTGTCACTGGAGTCATCAGCACCAGTCCCCAAAAAGGAACCAAGACTCCGGTGAAAGACGAGGAGGAAGAACAGGAACCGATCGGCCACCTTATCCCAAAAGAAGAAAACGTAGAAGAGGAGAAGATTGAGGACTACATGGAAGGAATCACAGAGGACATGTTCAATGAAGACTTTGATATAGGAACTAGTGTTACATCTGTCAAAAAAGAAGACGACTTTTTGGAAGTTACTGTGAGaaaagaagaggatgaggaggaccTGGTCGAAGCCCTCCCTGATGCCCACTACGGACTGCTAGGAGTGCAGGGAGGCCATGAGGTGCCCAAGGGCCACTTCCAGGATCTGCCTGAGGAGGTCCTGAGGGAAGTGTTCGCACACCTCCCAGCGGATGACCTCTATCGAAACATCAGCCTGGTGTGCCAACACTGGAGGGCCGTCGTCATGGACCCCCGGGTGTGTTTTTGATGCCTTAACTTTGATTTTCATGTAGACTTTGTGTATGCAGTAATCAAAAGGTGTTTTAGTTGTGTTGGTGGCACTGTTTTGTGACATCTCATGGTTTCTTCCCTAGTTTCTGCCTTGGAAGAAGCTGTACTGCAGATACCGTAAGCAGCAAAATGAGGCGCTGATGGAGGTGAAGTCTATCCTTGATGATAATCAAATTAACAAGAAGGATGACCTGTGTCTTCTCAATATGTTGAGGTAAGAATACCAAATGTATTGATTTAGTAAAGCAACCATGGGACTTATTATTTGCTCGTTTGAAGCACAACATAAAGTGTTTCCCAAACCCCACTTTCACACCTACGGCTCATTTTGAAGACTACATAAGAGCTGCTGATAGAGATCAAACTTGTTAGGTGACACTTGTACATCAGGGGTCGACTGTAGCTTAACGAGCTGCTGATTGGtcggtttaaagtaaaaaaagcaaaagaaaaaaaaaaagcacatcactGGCAAGACTGATGACGTTTAAAATGTTGGCAGTATTTTTATACAGAAAAATATAGTAGGTATAAATGAATAGATATAGAAAATTATGGgaacataaaataatcataataatatttataccCATGGCCAACaatagtatgggtcaaaattatagattttattagtttatgccaaaaatcattaggatattaagtaaagatattttgtgaatttcctaCTGTAATATATCCCTGACTTTTAGTATTATGtgttgctaagaactttatttggagtattaaaaagtattaagaaTTTAGAAGTattatttttgcaccctcagtttccagattttcaaataacactgtgcatgtttttttttttcaggtacatGTCTCAGTTCAAACACAGCAAATGTGTGAATGTGAAGGATGTGCTGGCGTGTATTAAAGGACATCAGCTCTATGCTCAAGCTGAAGCCTGTATCAAAGACAGAATCCCAGACCTGATGGATAATGAGGTAATGAAATCTAATGGTTCACAATTTCTGCAACTACTAGTTTATTACCCTTGTTTATGTTGCAACTATGTGCACCTATCTGCATAACAATGTGTGTCCAGttccactttattttaatgtttgatatttaaCCAATTATCGGCATGTATAACAGGGCCCAAACCCCTGGTCTGCCATGGCCCTGATACTGATTTTGGCTGACGGAGTGAAAGATATCTTGGACCTGGTAGCTCTCTTGCAGAAGTCTGGGTGTCTGCTGACCGCAGGAGGAATCTCTGAGTACCTGTGGGCTGTGGCCACTTTGCTCCTGgcaatgaaaaataacaatattaacatAAGCAACAGGTGAGAGACCAGTCATTTTTCTATAAATGCCCACAACATCTGCACAATGATCAGGTGGTCATTTATATCagttaaacaaaattattttctgGTCATGTGACTAGTCAAACAAATGCAAATACTTGCAAATGCAAATGGATTTAAATGATTCTTCACTTTTTATACCTTAATATAGGTGGCATTACAATATCTTCTATGTGCTGCATTTAATGGAGAACGCTCCTCCTCCGGCAGGCTTGCAAGACAAAAGGTGGGAATCAAATTTGGATATTGTACTTGTGTATTATCTACAGTTccaaagttttgggtcagtatgatttttttattttttgaaataaattaacacttttattcagcaaggatgcattcaactgacccaaagtattatatatttcagataaatactgTACTGTTTAACCTTAtgaaatgctgaaaattcagcattgctaTCATAGTAATAACTTCCATATTAataatagaaaatggttattttttaaattgcaataatatttcacaatattcaagtttgaattatattttatataaaaaaaagaaaacttggtGAGCatgaaaacttttaaaaagatcCCCAAACTTATTAACAAAAGTGTTTCTGTCAATTACaagtaataaatgttatatttgtgaAATAATTAGTAGAATGTGATGCAGTTGTAATGATCTTTCTCAGACAGCTGATCACTCATGAGCAGCAGCAGATACTCAACCATGACATCCAGAATAACCACGTTGTAAAAATAATGGCTTTTGCTGGTGAGGAAAAAGAATTTGAATTCTTTTGCAGCTGAAAGGGTTTGAGTAGCATGTAATGCTATTCTTATTTGTTGCAGGCACTGGAAAGACGACCACACTCGTGAAATATGCTCAGCATAGGCCACATATGCGCTTCCTCTACCTGGCCTTCAACAAATCTGTGGCGATGCAAGCTCAGCGTTCATTCCCGTACAACGTCGAATGCAGTACCGTCCATTCAATGGCGTTCAGAGCCGTGGGAGTGAGGTcagtttatactgtatttatgaGATGATTGCCAGAAAAATATTCACCAAACAATCACttatttagaaaaatttaaatgagctATAACCTGCATGATTTGTGTCTCTTTTCTGCTACGCAGGTATAAAAACATGAGGAAACTGTCCAATAATTTGCAGGTGTTCGATGTGGCGTGGGTCTTGCCTGAAGGACTCGGAGGATTCGTCAATGCTAAAGTGGTGACGCAAACACTCCATACTTTCTGGGCTTCTGTAGACACCTGCGTTGGTTCAGAACATGTTCCACATAAGTACAAGAACACTCACGGAATGTCAGAATACCCAGACCATCACAAAAAAATGGTAAAGTGAAGACGTGCGGGTGTATCAGTTTACATCAGTGAATGCAGGAAATGTTGTTTTAAGGGTTACTTGATTGTAAACAAACATTACAATTAACTTTGGgtctttgcactttttttttcagcgttgtgacaattaattaaacacaatactAAATTTCTCTCCAGGCATTTGCTACTGCCGCACAGAAGTTATGGGACAAAATGGTAGAGCTGAAGTCCAGAAAAGAGAGAGTGTATAATATGACCCATGATGGTAATTGCCAAAATTTGGATTTATTAGATATTTAAATGATCTAAATAAGCAATAAACCCCAAAACTGCTTTCATATTTTTCTTAGATATTGAATCTCTGTTATGTTTCATGTCGTTTTTCCTCTGATTGTTGTTAACAGGATACCTCAAACTCTGGCAGCTGAGTAGACCACAGCTGGACCGATATGATGCCATATTTATTGACGAAGCTCAGGACTGCACACCAGGTTAAAATAAATCTAGATTTGGTAATATCATCCAGATTTAGGTCATTTAAGGTAGCATTCAATTTtgctttatattgtttttattttattatgctgtATTAAAGAGCTGAATTTTGTGGTTTCAGATTTTGTAATGTGTTCTTTTTGTGGTCTCTGATTTTTCCAGTCATCATGGGCATCATGCTTTCTCAGAACTGTGGGAAAATCCTGGTCGGAGATCCTCACCAACAGATTTACACTTTCAGAGGAGCAGTCAATGCTTTGCACGCAgtccctcacacacacatctactaTCTCACACAggtacaaacaaaaacacaggaaAATGAAATTACAGATCATATTTGTAGAGCAAGTGGGCCACACACAATTCTACCACTGGGATTAACTGGTTTGTGGGTAAATGTGTTCTGATATGACCTCTTATATTTTTCACAGAGCTTCAGGTTTGGATCTGAAATTGCATACATCGGCGCTGCAATATTGGACAGCTGTAAAAAAGTAAAGCAGATATTGGTTGGTGGGAATCAGGATGGTAAGTCTAAGAAGCTATATTTAGGCAatcatgattattaatattattatatttttgcaaatattaataattgtggTGTtagtaatatgattttttttttctatggtttaataaaaattaaatattgtgttttgCTTAAAGAAAAATGAACCCTTTTGGGTTTTTTTGTTAGAAGTATGAACCTGGCAATAATAAAAATGCTATGTGTCTGTTTTCAGGGAGTGTTCGAGGGGAGgacacacaaacactgcagcaTCTGAAGCTGGGACAGAGGCTGCCAGAAGGGAGCGTGGCCATTCTGAGCCGCTGTAATGTCACAGTTTTCAGCGAGGCTGTCCGACTCACAGACGCCAACCCCAGCTGCAAGATCTACATTGTGGGAGTGAGTACATTAAACATTTGTCCAACCTAGTAATTAATTATCATAATGTGTCTTTTAAACctcaaatatatttgaaatatctcAGACTTTGTGCAGGTTTTCAGTCAGAGAAAGTTAGGTAATGTGCAAAACATGGTTagtgtttctttaaaaacaaaaatggcaaCCTCTGATTTCAGGGTGTTGAGTACTTTGGACTGGACAAAATCATGGATATCTGGGTCCTGATGCAACCAGAGGACAAACGCAAGAATGGTAAGTCACTTCTGCTTGAAGGTTTTATAATCTTAGACTCACTGtttaacaaaatatcttaattggaTCACTCAAAATGCTTTCTGTAGTCTTTGCAGTATGTTGTCTTTCTTTATAACTATTTCAGATTATTAATACCTTGTTGGGTATTGTTTGAAATTGATGGTTGTTAAATTGTGCTTTTGCTATGTTTGGATTTGTTTCTCTACTTTAGAGAGCCTTCTGATCAAGGATTACTTCATCCGAACATTCTGCAAAGATAAGATGGGTGGATTCATTGGTCTGAAGGGATACGCCACAGCTTCGGAAGACCGCGAGCTGGAGGGCAAGCTAGCCGTGGTGGAAAAATACAACAAACGCATTCCAGAGCTGGTTAACCGCATCAAAGATCGTGCCCAGAAAAGCCCAGTGTACGCAGGTGAGTGAGACTAAAGACTAAAAGGCACTAAAGCACCATTTTTAAGAAATACTCAATGATAGCTACCCATATTTACAATCGAAATACTTTTATATCTCTGATTTTGACAGATTTTATTCTTGGAACGGTGCACAAGGCAAAAGGTCTGGAGTTTGACACAGTGGTTGTGACAGATGACTTCATGAAAGTACCATGTGCTCGACACAACCTGCAGAGAATTGGCGGTTTCAATGCAGGTTTGTGGCATTTCTTTAGgaatggaaggttttttttttttatatactctgtgtgtgtgtgtgtgtaaaatataataatgtatgtgTTGCACAttcttactattattataatctGTGTCTGAGCTTCAAAGTCTGTCTGAGCTTTAACCAAGTGACCGTCTGCACATCTGTTAAAAAAGAAAGAGTCCATTTAAGAGTGTATGTTTGTGATGATCTGTGGTGATTATGATAAAAAAGAGCTCATGTGCAATCTGAggggaaaaaaggtacaaaaacagTCACTGGGGAGGTACTCTTTCAAAAGGTAcatttttgtaccttatttattCTTAAAAGCTCCCATTAGTACCTTAAAGATGCATATTAGTacttaaatatttgcataatgttgCAGCTGACAAATCAGAATCAATATATGAAAATCCAGATATGCATATGGATAATCTTTTCTCTCCGGCTGCAGCAAACGTCCCAGACGATGAGTGGAACCTGTTATATGTGGCGATCACTCGAGCCAAAAGAGCGCTGTACATCACCAAGACCATCAGCAACATCCTCACGTTCACTGGGGTGAGTTATTGCATTTCAGACTCATTCTGATCATTATAATCCAGAGAATGTCCAGAAATCATGAATATGAAGAATTCTTATTATTCCTGCCTCCTGGTCTTCTGTAGGAGTACTTCCTAAGGTCAAGGCTGACCAGCACTCTGCTGAGTAAAGACCCATCTGTTGTCTGCTCCATTAAAGGCTGTGAGAACCACATCACTGCAGACGCCATCCTCAGCATGAGCAAACTCCCCGTCAGATATGTTAGTGTCTTTTTCCACATTCATTTGTTTGTCTTTTAATggcatagttcacctaaaaattaaaacttagatggaatgtactcaccctcagactaTCCAACATATAGaggtgtttcttcatcagaacagatgaGTAGAAATTTAGGATTAAATCACCTAGTTACcaatgcatcctctgcagtgaatgggtgccgttagaatgagagtccaaaaagctgatgaaaacataaaaataatccaCAACTAATGCagatgactccagtccatcaggtagtgacttgtgaaatgaaaagctgcatgtttcatttcaaatacatcattaagtcattttaactttaaaattggGTAAAAATAcgagttcataatccataataatacttcctccagacaaaaaaaaaaaagtccatcatCTGTTTTCCTATGACATcgaaatccactgacatatttgtaaagaacagctttagacagttttcccttgtaaacggtgcttgatctgcaCATATTTCTCGCCTGATTCAGGCTTTTTCTTTGGAGAATGCAATATTTTAGATAGAGAACTAATTTTTTATCCagaaagacattaattgatggacttgaATGGTGTAGATTactttgtggattattgtgattttttttttaatctgttttaactctcattctgatggcacccattcactgcagtggatccattttttaaaaagtggttatacaaaatttctccaaatctgtttggaTAAAGAATTAAACTCATTACTTCTCAGATGGCCTGTGGTGAAGTACATTGTGAGTTGGGTGAAAGGTTCCTGCAGGTTCAAAAACTCACTTGCTGCATTGATTTCATGAATGTACtagcttttctaatctttttgtatctagctgttatctttctttatattatataataatgcagtacatgtagcaagttttttttaaagctaactgagacttgttctagcacttgcatatcattgctctatTTGTTGATCTTGATTGCTtgcattgtcctcatttgtaagtcgatttggataaaagcatctgctaaatgtaaatgtatgtgtttcAGGTGGAGAGCGTGGACGCTGGCGGTGTTCTGTGTTTGACCTGTGTGGAGCAGCGTGTGGGACCTGCAGCCTTCCTGCTCGCTCCACCAGAGAGGGTCAGATCCATGACCTACACCAATGAAAGAATAGAGCTGCCCATCAACATCGCCATGCTGCTATCTTTACTTTAAACACCACAATTCATTGcccttttgtctttgtgtcttttgGAGTGATTTTGCAAAGGTCACAAATGTGGACTACTCAAATCTgtattggatttttattttataatttttttgttaaacttatTTAGAAGTATTTTCTGTAACTATTTTAATGCTTCTGAACTTTTGTCTTTTTCCCCCGTTGCCAAACAGTTTTTCCCTGTTGCTTCATTTTACTTGTTCTCCCACATTGTGACTTGCCCTATTTGGAAGACACTAAACATTGACGTCAGTGTTTAAAGAAGGAGAATAAGCAGTGTGTCTTTTTCCTGGTTATTCTGGCAGCTTTAGAAGGGCCTTTTCAAGCCCTCGATAACTACAGTATTGCAACTGTTGTGAACGATGCAATAGTTGAGGAACACTGATGTTTAAGATTGAGATGTCCACAGCTGTAACATGAGTGACGTGTGGGAAGAATGCTAACTATTCCTAcataatagttttaaataaaagacATCGTGTCTAATCAGACTAACTTATATTGTATATTCAccatctaatctt comes from the Carassius auratus strain Wakin chromosome 4, ASM336829v1, whole genome shotgun sequence genome and includes:
- the LOC113059966 gene encoding F-box DNA helicase 1-like isoform X1, with the translated sequence MESSMKGRAKRRHLGASECDDLVKNIKGNESLTQPFNVNLSNTDPNRGLQPRTPTKRSRQAPGGVGQQKGITSFYAVTGVISTSPQKGTKTPVKDEEEEQEPIGHLIPKEENVEEEKIEDYMEGITEDMFNEDFDIGTSVTSVKKEDDFLEVTVRKEEDEEDLVEALPDAHYGLLGVQGGHEVPKGHFQDLPEEVLREVFAHLPADDLYRNISLVCQHWRAVVMDPRFLPWKKLYCRYRKQQNEALMEVKSILDDNQINKKDDLCLLNMLRYMSQFKHSKCVNVKDVLACIKGHQLYAQAEACIKDRIPDLMDNEGPNPWSAMALILILADGVKDILDLVALLQKSGCLLTAGGISEYLWAVATLLLAMKNNNINISNRWHYNIFYVLHLMENAPPPAGLQDKRQLITHEQQQILNHDIQNNHVVKIMAFAGTGKTTTLVKYAQHRPHMRFLYLAFNKSVAMQAQRSFPYNVECSTVHSMAFRAVGVRYKNMRKLSNNLQVFDVAWVLPEGLGGFVNAKVVTQTLHTFWASVDTCVGSEHVPHKYKNTHGMSEYPDHHKKMAFATAAQKLWDKMVELKSRKERVYNMTHDGYLKLWQLSRPQLDRYDAIFIDEAQDCTPVIMGIMLSQNCGKILVGDPHQQIYTFRGAVNALHAVPHTHIYYLTQSFRFGSEIAYIGAAILDSCKKVKQILVGGNQDGSVRGEDTQTLQHLKLGQRLPEGSVAILSRCNVTVFSEAVRLTDANPSCKIYIVGGVEYFGLDKIMDIWVLMQPEDKRKNESLLIKDYFIRTFCKDKMGGFIGLKGYATASEDRELEGKLAVVEKYNKRIPELVNRIKDRAQKSPVYADFILGTVHKAKGLEFDTVVVTDDFMKVPCARHNLQRIGGFNAANVPDDEWNLLYVAITRAKRALYITKTISNILTFTGEYFLRSRLTSTLLSKDPSVVCSIKGCENHITADAILSMSKLPVRYVESVDAGGVLCLTCVEQRVGPAAFLLAPPERVRSMTYTNERIELPINIAMLLSLL
- the LOC113059966 gene encoding F-box DNA helicase 1-like isoform X2; protein product: MESSMKGRAKRRHLGASECDDLVKNIKGNESLTQPFNVNLSNTDPNRGLQPRTPTKRSRQGGVGQQKGITSFYAVTGVISTSPQKGTKTPVKDEEEEQEPIGHLIPKEENVEEEKIEDYMEGITEDMFNEDFDIGTSVTSVKKEDDFLEVTVRKEEDEEDLVEALPDAHYGLLGVQGGHEVPKGHFQDLPEEVLREVFAHLPADDLYRNISLVCQHWRAVVMDPRFLPWKKLYCRYRKQQNEALMEVKSILDDNQINKKDDLCLLNMLRYMSQFKHSKCVNVKDVLACIKGHQLYAQAEACIKDRIPDLMDNEGPNPWSAMALILILADGVKDILDLVALLQKSGCLLTAGGISEYLWAVATLLLAMKNNNINISNRWHYNIFYVLHLMENAPPPAGLQDKRQLITHEQQQILNHDIQNNHVVKIMAFAGTGKTTTLVKYAQHRPHMRFLYLAFNKSVAMQAQRSFPYNVECSTVHSMAFRAVGVRYKNMRKLSNNLQVFDVAWVLPEGLGGFVNAKVVTQTLHTFWASVDTCVGSEHVPHKYKNTHGMSEYPDHHKKMAFATAAQKLWDKMVELKSRKERVYNMTHDGYLKLWQLSRPQLDRYDAIFIDEAQDCTPVIMGIMLSQNCGKILVGDPHQQIYTFRGAVNALHAVPHTHIYYLTQSFRFGSEIAYIGAAILDSCKKVKQILVGGNQDGSVRGEDTQTLQHLKLGQRLPEGSVAILSRCNVTVFSEAVRLTDANPSCKIYIVGGVEYFGLDKIMDIWVLMQPEDKRKNESLLIKDYFIRTFCKDKMGGFIGLKGYATASEDRELEGKLAVVEKYNKRIPELVNRIKDRAQKSPVYADFILGTVHKAKGLEFDTVVVTDDFMKVPCARHNLQRIGGFNAANVPDDEWNLLYVAITRAKRALYITKTISNILTFTGEYFLRSRLTSTLLSKDPSVVCSIKGCENHITADAILSMSKLPVRYVESVDAGGVLCLTCVEQRVGPAAFLLAPPERVRSMTYTNERIELPINIAMLLSLL